The genomic window GCGCGCCGGAACTCGTCCACGGCCAGCGCCTGGAAGGCGTTGCGGACCGTCGAGCTCAGCGTGGTGTCGTGGAACGCCCACCGCCGGTTGAGCCACCCGAAGCCCCGGACCGGGAGGCCGAGCGCGCCGACGGTGTCCCAGACGCCGATGAAGGTGATCTCGGGCTCCCAGGAGTAGGAGCGCCGGTACAGCCGGGCCTCGGTGCCCCGCGGGTGCGCCTCCCGGCAGCGGTAGAGCTCGTAGGCCTCGTCGAGCCGGTCGGCGTGCCGGCGCTCGAGGACGCCCGCGGTGCGGACGAGGCCGGCGGTGCTGCGGGCGGTGAAGGCCCCACGGCTGAAGCCGAAGAACCACAGCTCGTCGCCGGGCTCGTAGTTCTCGACGATCGTGCGGTAGGCGTCCTTGACGGCGCGGGACAGGCCGACGCCGAACGCGCCCCCCCGGAACCGCTCCCCGCGCGCGGTGCCGACGCCCCGCAGGTAGTAGATGCACTGCCGCACCCCGTCCTCGCCGGTGGGCGCGATCTCCAGCGCGACCTTGGTGACGTTGGTGGGGCAGGGCCAGCCCTCGGTCGCCTGGTCGGGCGTGTTCCAGGTGCCGTCGCAGCAGATGACCAGTCGCTTCGGCACGGCGCCTCCCGCGGGTCACGGTGCTGGGGTCATGGTGCTCCCCCGCGCTCCGGCCGACAAGGCCCGCGCGCCGGGCCTCGCTCCGCCGACCCGTCGCGCGCCTCGCTTTGCCGACTCTCGGGAGGGCGAGCACCCTCTCCTCCACGGGGCCCGAGACGAGGGGGCGCGCATGAGCACTCCGGCCCGGCACTCCGTCTGGCGGCGCATGCCGGTCGAGCAGATGGAGGACGAGGAGGAACGCACCGCCGGCGGCAGGCTCGCCAAGAGCCTGGGCCTCTGGCAGCTGACCGCGATCGGCGTCGGCGGCATCATCGGCGTCGGGATCTTCTCCCTCGCGGGGCTCGTGGCCGCCGGGGACGCGGACAACGAGGGCGTCGGTCCGGCCGTCCTCATCGCCTTCCTCATCGCCGGCCTGGCGTCGGCGGCGGCGGCGCTGTCCTACGCCGAGTTCGCCGGCATGATCCCGCGGGCCGGTTCGGCCTACACCTACGGCTACGTGGCCCTCGGCGAGATCGTCGGCTGGTTCATCGGCTGGGACCTGCTCCTGGAGTACATCGCCATCGTCGCGGTCGTCGCGATCGGCATCTCCGGCTACCTCGGGGAGCTGCTCGACAACCTCGGGCTCACCCTGCCGACGTCGCTCACCGCCTCGGCCGAGGAGGGGGGCGTCGTCAACGTCCCGGCCGTCCTGATCTGCCTGCTGGTCACGTTCATCCTCAGCCGCGGGACGAAGACCTTCGGCCGGTTCGAGCTGGTGGCCGTGGGGATCAAGATCCTGCTGATCCTCGGCATCATCGGGCTGGGCGTCTTCTACATCGAGGCCGGGAACTACGACCCGTTCCTGCCGTCCGGTTTCGGCCCGGTGCTCACCGGCGCGGCCACCGTCTTCTTCGCGGTCTTCGGCTACGACGCCATGAGCACCGCCGCCGAGGAGGCGGAGGACGGCAAGCAGCACATGCCGAAGGCGATCATCCTGTCGCTGGTCATCGCGATGCTGCTCTACGTCGCCGCGACGCTGGTGCTCACCGGCATGCAGGACTACCGGGACATCGACCCGACCGCCGGTTTCGCCTCGGCCTTCGAGGGCGTGGGCCTGTCGGTGGTCGCCAGCATCATCTCGGTCTTCGCCGTGCTGTCGATCCTGACCGTGATGCTGACCTTCCTGCTCGGCGTCACCCGCGTCTGGTTCTCGATGAGCCGCGACGGGCTGCTGCCCCCGTGGTTCGCCAAGGTGGACCGCAGCGGCACGCCGCAGCGGGTGACCTGGATCGCCGGCATCGGGTCGGCCGTGCTCGCCGGCGTCTTCCCCATCCGCGCCGTGGCCGACCTGACGAACATCGGCATCCTCTCGGCGTTCATCGTCGTCTGCGTCGCGGTCATCCTGTTCCGCTACACGCGGCCGGACACGCCCCGGTCGTTCCGCCTGCCCCTCATGCCGGTGGTCCCGGCGTTCGGGGTCGTCGCGTCGCTGTTCCTGATCTGGCAGCTGCCGTGGGAGACGTGGGCGCGCTTCGGGGTCTGGCTCGTGATCGGCTTCGTCATCTACTTCACCTACGGCCGCAAGCACTCGCTGCTGAACCCCGACAGCCCGCACCACCGGGCGCGGCAGCCGGACGCCTGACCCTCAGGGGCGCAGCGCCTGGCTCTCGCGGTAGGAGAGGTCGCGGACAGCGCGGAACAGCGCGACCGGCTGCAGGTCGTCGGCACCGACGGTCGGCAGGAAGCGCAGCTCCTCGGACTCCGCCTCGGACAGCGGCGCGCCCAGGGTCAGCCGGCCCCACCGGGTCCAGCCGCCGGTGAGC from Geodermatophilus normandii includes these protein-coding regions:
- a CDS encoding DUF2235 domain-containing protein; this translates as MPKRLVICCDGTWNTPDQATEGWPCPTNVTKVALEIAPTGEDGVRQCIYYLRGVGTARGERFRGGAFGVGLSRAVKDAYRTIVENYEPGDELWFFGFSRGAFTARSTAGLVRTAGVLERRHADRLDEAYELYRCREAHPRGTEARLYRRSYSWEPEITFIGVWDTVGALGLPVRGFGWLNRRWAFHDTTLSSTVRNAFQALAVDEFRRAFRPTLWEPHWDDTHPPGQRLEQVWFAGAHSAVGGGYRDTSLSDVALLWMVERARECGLGFAPDAFLPAGKGPDDDRPHPAPDPCGELRESRTGLHRLLPRRRRPIGTTHPRTESLASTAALRYRQDWAYRPANVAAYLARGGRCAEVGVPVREQRVRRTPEDALSDRRPPAATPGG
- a CDS encoding amino acid permease, translating into MSTPARHSVWRRMPVEQMEDEEERTAGGRLAKSLGLWQLTAIGVGGIIGVGIFSLAGLVAAGDADNEGVGPAVLIAFLIAGLASAAAALSYAEFAGMIPRAGSAYTYGYVALGEIVGWFIGWDLLLEYIAIVAVVAIGISGYLGELLDNLGLTLPTSLTASAEEGGVVNVPAVLICLLVTFILSRGTKTFGRFELVAVGIKILLILGIIGLGVFYIEAGNYDPFLPSGFGPVLTGAATVFFAVFGYDAMSTAAEEAEDGKQHMPKAIILSLVIAMLLYVAATLVLTGMQDYRDIDPTAGFASAFEGVGLSVVASIISVFAVLSILTVMLTFLLGVTRVWFSMSRDGLLPPWFAKVDRSGTPQRVTWIAGIGSAVLAGVFPIRAVADLTNIGILSAFIVVCVAVILFRYTRPDTPRSFRLPLMPVVPAFGVVASLFLIWQLPWETWARFGVWLVIGFVIYFTYGRKHSLLNPDSPHHRARQPDA